The nucleotide sequence AGCACTATTTACCAATCTTGCCCAAATTATTGAGCAAGGCAAACAGCAACTGGTATCACAAGTAAATAGTACCCTTACGATAACCTATTGGCATATTGGAAATGAAATAAATAAGCATATTCTAAACTATGAAAGGGCGGAATATGGTAAACAAATTGTAATACCAGTGGCTACACAATTAGTAGAAAAGTATGGTAGAAGTTTTGAAATAAAAAACCTCTATCGAATGATGCAATTTGCCGATATTTTTCCAGAAATCGAAATTGTCGCACCACTGGCACGACAATTAAGCTGGTCTCATTTTACAATACTTATTCCACTCAAAACAAAAGAGGCTAGAATGTATTATGCTCAAAAATCGATCGAACAAAGGTGGAGCAAAAGGGAGTTAAGAAACCAAATAGACCGAAAAGGGTACGAGCGAAATGAAATCGCTGCTTTGCAATCAAATACTAATTTTTCGATCCCCAAAGACACCTTCAAAGATCCTTATTTCCTTGACTTTTTAGGATTAAAAGACGGCTATTTAGAAAATGATTTAGAAGCCGCCATTATCAAAGAGTTAGAACTTTTTATTCTGGAAATGGGCAAAGGTTTTGCTTTTGTAGAACGCCAAAAACGCATTATTCTAGACGGAAAAGATTTTTATTTAGACTTGCTGTTTTATCATAGAACATTAAAACGATTGGTAGCTATTGAATTGAAATTGGGTGAATTCAAGCCCAGTCACAAAGGGCAAATGGAATTGTATTTAAAGTGGCTCAACAAATACGAAAAACAAGAAGGAGAAAACACCCCAATTGGTTTGATTTTGTGTGCAGGTAAAAGCAACGAACAAATAGAACTTTTAGAAATGCACAAAGACGGCATCATGGTAGCCGAATACTGGACTGCGCTACCGCCTAAAAAACAACTGGAAGAAAAATTACATTCGATTTTAATAGAAGCCAAAGCAAGAATCGAAAATCTAAAAAGCATCACCGAATGAAAATTAATTTTGAATCGAATTTAACGTATCAGCAAGACGCCATACAATCCATAACCCAACTGTTTGAAGGACAAGGGATGGAGGATTCTATTATGAACTTTGATTTTCAGGAAAAACAAACCTCCCTGATTCAAGGGGTAAGCAATAATCTTATTGTTTCAGCCGAACAAATATTAGCCAATCTTCAAGAAATACAAGCCAAAAACGAAATCAAAATCTCCGAAGCTCTAGATGGCATGCACTTTTCAGTAGAAATGGAAACAGGAACGGGAAAAACCTACGTTTATTTGCGTACCATTTATGAATTGAACAAACTGTATGGTTTCAAGAAATTTGTAATTGTAGTGCCATCGGTAGCCATTCGCGAAGGCGTTTTGAAAAATTTAGAAATCACACACGAGCATTTTCAAACCTTGTACGATAATGTGCCCGTAAGTTTTCAGGTATATGATAGCACCAAAGTTTCGACCCTTCGAGGTTTTGCAACCAACAATACCATCGAGGTTTTGGTTATTAATATTGATTCGTTTGCCAAAGACGAAAACATCATCAATAAAGTAAACGACAAACTCAACGGACAAAAACCCGTCGAATTTATTCAGGCTACAAACCCCATCGTAATTGTTGATGAACCCCAAAATATGGAAACCGAAAAGCGTATGGCCGCTATCGAAAAATTAAAAGCGCTGTGCACCCTGCGCTATTCTGCCACGCACAAAAACCAATACAACCTGACCTATAGTTTAAACCCTGTAAAAGCGTATGATTTAGGATTGGTAAAACAAATTGAAGTCGATTCCATCATCGAAGAAAATGCATATAATGATGCTTTTGTAACCGTAGAAACGATAACGGCTACCAAAACCAAAGTATCCGCAAAAATAAGCATCAACAGCAACGAAAAAGGAGGCGTAAAAAAGAAATCGGTAACCGTAAAAGTGGGCGATGATTTGTATAAACTCTCCAACGAAAGAGAAATATATGCCGATGGGTATATCGTGGACGAAATTGATGCTTCAAACCAATGTATTTCACTTTCAAACGGAAATATCCTTTACAAAGGCGACACCCAAGGCGGATTGAATGATGAAGTTATGAAATTTCAAATTCGAAAAACCGTTGAAGAGCATTTAAAAAAAGAAAAACGCCTGAATAAATTGGGCATCAAAGTATTGTCATTATTTTTTATTGACAAAGTGGCTAATTACCGTCAATACGATGCTGCGGGAATTGCCATAAAAGGAAAGTTTGCGTTGTGGTTTGAGGAAATATACCAAGAATATATAAGTAAACCAGCCTTTGCAGAAGGCAATAAATTTCCGATAGCCGAGATTCATAACGGTTATTTTTCGCAAGATAAAAAAGGAACTTTCAAAGACACCTCGGGTGAAACCAAAGCAGATGACGACACCTACAGTTTAATAATGAAAGACAAAGAGAAATTATTAAACTTAGACAATTCGCTACGGTTTATCTTTTCGCA is from Flavobacterium sp. NG2 and encodes:
- a CDS encoding DEAD/DEAH box helicase family protein — its product is MKINFESNLTYQQDAIQSITQLFEGQGMEDSIMNFDFQEKQTSLIQGVSNNLIVSAEQILANLQEIQAKNEIKISEALDGMHFSVEMETGTGKTYVYLRTIYELNKLYGFKKFVIVVPSVAIREGVLKNLEITHEHFQTLYDNVPVSFQVYDSTKVSTLRGFATNNTIEVLVINIDSFAKDENIINKVNDKLNGQKPVEFIQATNPIVIVDEPQNMETEKRMAAIEKLKALCTLRYSATHKNQYNLTYSLNPVKAYDLGLVKQIEVDSIIEENAYNDAFVTVETITATKTKVSAKISINSNEKGGVKKKSVTVKVGDDLYKLSNEREIYADGYIVDEIDASNQCISLSNGNILYKGDTQGGLNDEVMKFQIRKTVEEHLKKEKRLNKLGIKVLSLFFIDKVANYRQYDAAGIAIKGKFALWFEEIYQEYISKPAFAEGNKFPIAEIHNGYFSQDKKGTFKDTSGETKADDDTYSLIMKDKEKLLNLDNSLRFIFSHSALREGWDNPNVFQICTLNETKSEVKKRQEIGRGLRLAVDQTGKRIYDQNINRLTVIANESYDDFAKSLQKEIEEDCGVAFTGRIKNSRNRTPINYRKGFEADPKFLEIWDKLKKKTTYRVDYKTEELIVLAAKAIKDLPEIKAPSIRSTKIGITMTGEGVGTNYVGEKVESYGDYSWKIPDVLGYIQNKTELTRSTIQEILSKSGRIGAILINPQLFLDLASQAIKRILYSLMIDGIRYEKIGGSEYEMALFEAQELEIYLNDFSFKVSDTSKTIYEEFVPLDSGVESQFAKDCETSENIKFYFKLPNWFKIPTPIGTYNPDWAIVFEDDTKIYFVAETKDTGTPQVDKSKLSADEQMKIKCGEAHFDEFTDLEYKVVNKVGQLIG
- a CDS encoding PDDEXK nuclease domain-containing protein, with product MSKDINKALFTNLAQIIEQGKQQLVSQVNSTLTITYWHIGNEINKHILNYERAEYGKQIVIPVATQLVEKYGRSFEIKNLYRMMQFADIFPEIEIVAPLARQLSWSHFTILIPLKTKEARMYYAQKSIEQRWSKRELRNQIDRKGYERNEIAALQSNTNFSIPKDTFKDPYFLDFLGLKDGYLENDLEAAIIKELELFILEMGKGFAFVERQKRIILDGKDFYLDLLFYHRTLKRLVAIELKLGEFKPSHKGQMELYLKWLNKYEKQEGENTPIGLILCAGKSNEQIELLEMHKDGIMVAEYWTALPPKKQLEEKLHSILIEAKARIENLKSITE